A region of Gracilinanus agilis isolate LMUSP501 chromosome 3, AgileGrace, whole genome shotgun sequence DNA encodes the following proteins:
- the LOC123239402 gene encoding venom metalloproteinase inhibitor DM43-like has translation MAARLALLFCLGLWLEPKVDVDAVTYIETTPRLWIETKSPSTPWSAVTLQCEVTNTAALSFQLWKDGELLSTLPAEGPVAEFQLGPVTADNRGIYRCRVEMAKNQWTSLSAPVEVSGKEPLPAPSMRAEPGPWILHGLETQLHCQGALLGMIFDLYREGEPAPVNSSHTPGTEATFVISSTGNYSCLYRAPAPAPGVNSAPSETVHVVIPDFLPKPSFYSTDNRVIRPGDSVNFSCRGRFPSLEFKLLKDGQQVLVHSMSSTEPERIDFHLVNLGPGDGGKYSCRYQFRNGPLIWSEDSEPLELVLTTETLAKPSLSVEPREAVISRGTNVTMRCQGSQPNVRFVLLKKGSPGPMLVLSSPEPHADFVLPDILSYDSGNFSCLYVQTEAPFAGSQRSEDVEMRVDGLLPKPTLHPVHPVVTPGRDAVLRCSGEIPNSRFQLFRDGENEELEVWPLLINDHTVDFLLENVNRQDGGKYRCRYATRVEPILVSEMSDPAELQVTGESSRALGTWGYLSP, from the exons GGCTCTGGCTGGAACCCAAGGTGGATGTGGATGCAGTAACGT ATATAGAAACAACTCCTCGCCTCTGGATCGAGACCAAATCCCCGTCCACTCCCTGGAGCGCCGTGACTCTCCAGTGTGAGGTCACCAATACCGCGGCCCTGAGCTTCCAGCTGTGGAAAGATGGGGAGCTCCTCTCTACCCTCCCTGCCGAGGGCCCCGTCGCCGAGTTCCAGCTTGGGCCAGTGACAGCCGACAACAGGGGCATTTATCGTTGCCGGGTAGAGATGGCAAAAAACCAGTGGACCTCCCTGAGCGCCCCAGTGGAGGTGTCGGGCAAAG AGCCTCTCCCTGCCCCCTCGATGCGGGCTGAGCCTGGACCCTGGATCCTCCACGGCCTGGAGACCCAGCTGCACTGCCAAGGGGCACTGCTGGGCATGATCTTCGACCTGTACCGGGAAGGAGAGCCGGCGCCCGTGAACAGCTCCCACACGCCAGGGACAGAGGCCACCTTCGTCATCAGCAGCACCGGGAACTACAGCTGCCTCTACCGAGCACCCGCGCCAGCTCCCGGGGTGAACTCGGCGCCCAGTGAGACCGTACACGTTGTGATACCAG ACTTCCTCCCAAAGCCCTCCTTCTACTCTACGGACAACCGAGTCATCAGGCCTGGAGACTCCGTGAATTTCAGCTGCAGGGGGAGATTCCCCAGCCTGGAATTCAAGCTGTTGAAAGACGGGCAGCAGGTGTTGGTACACAGTATGTCTTCCACGGAACCTGAGCGCATAGACTTCCACCTGGTGAACCTGGGCCCTGGGGACGGGGGCAAGTACAGCTGCCGGTACCAGTTCAGGAATGGGCCACTGATCTGGTCAGAAGACAGCGAGCCCCTGGAGCTGGTCCTGACCACAG AGACATTAGCCAAGCCTTCCCTGTCTGTCGAGCCTCGGGAGGCTGTGATTTCTCGAGGGACCAACGTGACCATGCGTTGCCAGGGGTCCCAGCCCAACGTGAGGTTCGTCCTGCTGAAGAAAGGCTCGCCCGGGCCCATGTTGGTGCTGAGCTCTCCCGAGCCCCACGCCGACTTTGTCCTGCCGGACATCCTGAGCTACGACAGCGGCAATTTCAGCTGCCTTTACGTTCAGACGGAGGCCCCGTTCGCAGGCTCCCAAAGGAGTGAGGATGTGGAGATGCGAGTGGACG GCCTTCTCCCCAAGCCCACGCTGCATCCTGTGCACCCTGTGGTGACCCCTGGGAGGGACGCAGTTCTGCGCTGCTCAGGAGAGATCCCTAATTCCCGTTTCCAGCTCTTCAGGGACGGAGAAAACGAAGAGTTGGAAGTCTGGCCTTTGCTCATTAATGACCACACTGTGGACTTCCTCTTGGAGAATGTCAATCGCCAGGATGGGGGCAAGTACAGGTGCCGCTATGCCACCAGGGTGGAGCCTATCTTGGTCTCAGAGATGAGTGACCCTGCAGAGCTCCAGGTGACAGGTGAGAGCTCCAGGGCCCTTGGGACATGGGGGTATCTCAGCCCCTGA